One window from the genome of Loxodonta africana isolate mLoxAfr1 chromosome 14, mLoxAfr1.hap2, whole genome shotgun sequence encodes:
- the LRP12 gene encoding low-density lipoprotein receptor-related protein 12 isoform X3, whose product MARRWSTKESPRWRSAWVLLFLGGVYACGETPEQIRAPSGIITSPGWPSEYPAKINCSWFIRANPGEIITISFQDFDIQGSRRCSLDWLTIETYKNIESYRACGSTIPPPYISSQDHVWIRFHSDDNISRKGFRLAYFSGKSEEPNCACDQFRCGNGKCIPEAWKCNNMDECGDSSDEEICAKEANSPTAAAFQPCAYNQFQCLSRFTKVYTCLPESLKCDGNIDCLDLGDEIDCDVPSCGQSLKYFYGTFNSPNYPDFYPPGSNCTWLIDTGDHRKVILRFTDFKLDGTGYGDYVKIYDGLEENPHKLLRVLTAFDSHAPLTVVSSSGQIRVHFCADKVNAARGFNATYQVDGFCLPWEIPCGGNWGCYTEQQRCDGYWHCPNGRDEINCTMCQKEEFPCSRNGVCYPRSDRCNYQNHCPNGSDEKNCFFCQPGNFHCKNNRCVFESWVCDSQDDCGDGSDEENCPVIVPTRVITAAVIGSLICGLLLVIALGCTCKLYSLRMFERRSFETQLSRVEAELLRREAPPSYGQLIAQGLIPPVEDFPVCSPNQASVLENLRLAVRSQLGFTSIRLPMAGRSSNIWNRIFNFARSRHSGSLALVSADGDEVVPTQGTSREPERNSSHRSLFSVDPDDTDTENERRETAGASGGVAAPLPQKVPPTTAVEATVAACGSSSTQSTRGGNTDNGRDVTSVEPPSVSPARHQLTSALSRMTQGLRWVRFTLGRSSSINQNQSPLRQLDNGVNGREEDDDVEMLIPVSDGASDFDVNDCSRPLLDLASDQGQGFRQPFSATNPGVRPSNRGDGLCEHCGIVHTAQIPDTCLEATLKNETSDDEALLLC is encoded by the exons TTTTCAGGACTTTGATATTCAAGGGTCCAGAAGATGCAGTTTAGACTGGTTGACGATAGAAACATACAAGAATATTGAAAGTTACAGAGCTTGTGGTTCCACAATTCCACCGCCGTATATTTCTTCACAAGACCACGTCTGGATCAGGTTCCATTCGGATGACAACATATCTAGAAAAGGCTTCAGACTGGCATATTTTTCAG GGAAATCCGAGGAACCAAACTGTGCTTGTGATCAGTTTCGTTGTGGTAATGGAAAGTGTATACCAGAAGCCTGGAAATgtaataacatggatgaatgtggagaTAGTTCCGATGAAGAGATCTGTGCCAAAGAAGCTAATTCTCCAACAGCTGCTGCTTTTCAACCTTGTGCTTACAACCAGTTCCAGTGTCTGTCTCGGTTCACCAAAGTTTACACTTGCCTCCCTGAATCTTTAAAATGCGATGGAAACATTGACTGCCTAGATCTCGGAGATGAAATAGATTGTGATGTGCCAAGTTGTGGGCAGTCATTGAAATATTTTTATGGTACTTTTAATTCTCCCAATTATCCAGACTTTTATCCTCCTGGAAGCAATTGCACCTGGTTAATAGACACTGGTGATCATCGTAAAGTCATTTTACGCTTCACTGACTTTAAACTTGATGGTACTGGTTACGGCGATTATGTCAAAATATACGATGGGTTAGAGGAGAATCCACACAAGCTTTTGCGTGTGTTAACTGCTTTTGATTCTCATGCACCCCTTAcagttgtttcttcttctggacaAATAAGGGTACATTTTTGTGCTGATAAAGTGAATGCTGCAAGAGGATTTAATGCTACTtaccaagtggatggcttctgCTTGCCATGGGAAATACCCTGTGGGGGTAACTGGGGTTGTTATACTGAGCAGCAGCGTTGTGATGGGTACTGGCATTGCCCAAATGGAAGGGATGAAATCAATTGTACCATGTGCCAAAAGGAAGAATTTCCATGTTCCCGAAATGGTGTCTGTTATCCTCGTTCTGATCGCTGCAACTACCAGAATCATTGCCCAAATGGTTCAGATGAAAAAAACTGCTTTTTTTGCCAGCCAGGAAATTTTCATTGTAAAAACAATCGTTGCGTGTTTGAGAGCTGGGTGTGTGATTCTCAAGATGACTGTGGTGATGGCAGCGATGAGGAGAATTGCCCAGTCATTGTGCCTACCAGAGTCATAACTGCAGCCGTCATAGGGAGCCTTATCTGTGGCCTGTTACTCGTCATCGCATTGGGATGTACTTGTAAACTTTATTCTCTAAGAATGTTTGAACGAAG ATCATTTGAAACACAGTTGTCAAGAGTGGAAGCAGAATTGTTAAGAAGAGAAGCTCCCCCCTCTTATGGACAGTTGATTGCTCAGGGTTTAATTCCACCAGTTGAAGATTTTCCTGTTTGTTCACCTAATCAG GCTTCTGTTTTGGAAAACCTGAGGCTAGCTGTACGATCTCAGCTTGGATTTACTTCGATTAGGCTTCCAATGGCAGGCAGATCCAGCAACATCTGGAATCGTATTTTTAATTTTGCAAGATCACGTCATTCAGGGTCATTGGCTTTGGTATCAGCAGATGGAGATGAGGTTGTCCCTACTCAGGGTACCAGCAGAGAACCTGAAAGAAACAGTAGTCACCGAAGTTTGTTTTCCGTGGATCCTGATgacacagacacagaaaatgagagaAGAGAGACCGCAGGAGCATCTGGTGGGGTTGCAGCTCCTTTACCCCAGAAAGTCCCTCCCACAACAGCAGTTGAAGCAACTGTGGCAGCATGTGGAAGTTCCTCAACTCAGAGTACCCGAGGTGGTAATACAGACAATGGAAGGGATGTGACAAGTGTGGAACCCCCAAGTGTGAGTCCAGCACGTCACCAGCTCACAAGTGCACTAAGCCGTATGACTCAGGGGCTCCGTTGGGTACGTTTTACATTAGGGCGATCAAGCTCCATAAATCAGAACCAAAGTCCCTTGAGACAACTTGATAATGGGGTAAATGGAAGAGAAGAAGATGATGATGTTGAAATGCTAATTCCAGTTTCTGATGGAGCTTCAGACTTTGATGTGAATGACTGCTCCAGACCTCTTCTTGATCTTGCCTCAGATCAAGGACAAGGGTTTAGACAACCATTTAGTGCAACAAACCCTGGAGTAAGGCCAAGTAATCGAGGAGATGGTCTGTGTGAGCACTGTGGCATCGTCCACACTGCACAGATACCAGACACTTGCTTAGAAGCAAcactaaaaaatgaaacaagtgaTGACGAGGCTTTGTTGCTTTGTTAG